The Nocardioides ochotonae genome segment AGCGCGCGGCGGTCTGGCCCGGTCGCAACTTCCCGCTCGGCGCGACCTGGTCACCCGAGGCCACCAACTTCGCCGTCCATGCCCCACAGGCGACCGCGGCGTGGGTGTGCGTCTTCGACGACGAGGGCGGCGAGCAGCGCCACGAGCTGTCCGAGCAGCAGCTCGGGATCTGGCACGGCGCGCTCCCGGGCCTGGCTCCCGGGACCCGTTACGGCTACCGGGTGGACGGCCCCTGGGACCCCGACCGCGGCGCCCGCTTCAACGTCGACAAGCTGCTCCTGGACCCCTACGCCCGCGCCGTGTCCGGCGACCTGAGGGTCGACCCGGCGATCTTCGGCTACGTGCCCGGCTCGCCGGGGACGCGCAGCACCTCCGACTCCGCGCCGTACGTCCCGCGCAGCGTCGTGCACCACGACGACTTCGACTGGGGCGGGGAGGTCCCGCTGCGGCGGCGCTGGCGCGACACGGTGATCTATGAGCTGCACGTCAAGGGCATGACCCAGCTGCACGACCGGGTGCCCGAGCACCTGCGCGGCACCTACGCCGGGCTCGCCTCCCCGGCCGTCATCGACTACCTGCACGACCTCGGCGTCACCGCCGTCGAGCTGCTGCCCGTCCACCAGTTCGTCTCCGAGCCCGGCGTGGTCGCGCGCGGGCTGAGCAACTACTGGGGCTACAACTCCATCGGCTTCTTCGCGCCCCACCACGCCTACTCCTCCTCCGGCGACCGCGGCCAGCAGGTCACGGAGTTCAAGGCCATGGTCAAGGCCTTCCACGACGCGGGCCTGGAGGTGCTCCTCGACGTCGTGTACAACCACACCGCCGAGGGCGGCCCGCTGGGCCCGACCCTGTCCTTCCGTGGCCTCGACGACCACCTCTACCAGCGCGTCGGACCCGGTGCGGCGGCCGGCACCTCGCCCGACGACTACTGGGACGTCACGGGCTGCGGCAACACCGTCGACGCCTCGCAGCCCTTCGCGCTGCGCCTGATCCTGGACTCGCTGCGCTACTGGGTCACCGAGATGCACGTCGACGGCTTCCGCTTCGACCTGATGTCGGCCCTGACTCGCACCGAGCACCGCGTCGACATGCGCTCGCACCTGCTCACCTCAATCGGGCAGGACCCGCTGCTGCGCCACGTCAAGCTCGTCGCCGAGCCCTGGGACGCCTCCATGGACGGCTACCGCGTCGGCGGCTTCCCGCCGCCGTGGGTGGAGTGGAACGACCAGTACCGCGACGAGATCCGCGACTTCTGGCGCAACCACTCCCCCGGCATCCGCACCGTCGCCACCCGCCTGGCCGGCTCCAGCGACCTGTACGCCGACGACGGGCGCTCGCCGTACAACTCCATCAACTTCGTCACCGCGCACGACGGGTTCACGGTGCGCGACCTGGTCACCTACGAGCACAAGCACAACGAGGCCAACGGCGAGGACAACCGCGACGGCACCGACAACAACCGGTCCTGGAACCACGGGGTCGAGGGCGAGTCCGACGACCCCGCGCTGTGCGCCGTACGCCGCCGGCAGGCGGCGAACCTGATGGCGACGCTGTGCCTGTCCACCGGCGTGCCGATGATCACCGCCGGCGACGAGCGCGGCCGCACCCAGCGCGGCAACAACAACGCCTACTGCCAGGACAACGCGATCTCCTGGATCGACTGGAGCCCCGACGACGCCTGGCTCGACGTCTACGAGATCACCAAGACCGCACTGCGGCTGCGCCGCGAGCACCCCGTGCTGCGTCAGCGGCACTGGTTCGCCGGGCGCCCGACGATGGTCGGCGGGCCCAAGGACCTCGCCTGGTTGCATCCCAGCGGGCGCGAGATGAGCGGCGCGGACTGGCACGACCCCGAGCTGCGCACGGTCGGCATGTTCCTCAACGGCCATCCGCTCGGCGCCCCCGGACCGCACGGGGAGCAGCAGCACGACTCCTCGTTCATGCTCTGGTTCAACGCCGGCTGGCTGCCCCAGGTCGTGGACCTGCCGGAGAACGACTGGGTGCAGGCCGGCCACGTCGTGCTCTCCACCGACGAGACGATCCCGGTCGGCACCGAGGTGCACGCCGGCGAGCAGCTGGCGATCGGGCGCCGCGCCGTCGTGGTGCTCCAGGAGGCTCCGGGCTCCTGAGCATCCGCCTCCGGGCGGGAGCCCTCCCGGGCGAAAGGCGTCCCGGATGTGGGACGCGCGCGGCTCGGGCTGCGTCGAGAAGGACGTAGACCACCCCGAGGAGGGACATGAGTACCCAGGCGCGGGCGGCCCAGGAGGCCGCTTTCACCGAGTTCGCGCAGGCGCGGATGCCACATCTGTACCGGTCCGCGTGGCTGCTGTGCGGCGACCGCCACCGGGCGGAGGACCTCGTGCAGGAGACGCTGGCGCGGGTGTACAGCCGGTGGGGGCCGGCGATCGCCAACCCCGCGGCGTACGCCCAGACCACGCTGACCCGCACCTGGATCAGCCAGCAGCGACGCCGCAGCACCCACGAACGGCCGGTGGAGCGGTTCCCCGACGCACCGGCACCGTCCGCACCGGACGAGCTGCGGCTCACCCTGCTCACGGCACTCGCCGGGCTCGAGCCCCTCGACCGGGCGGTCGTGGTCCTGCGCCACCTCGACGACCTCTCGACCGAGGAGGTGGCGCACCTGCTCGGCCTCAGCAACGGAGCCGTCCGCAAGCGCCTGATGCGGGCCCTGCAGCGCCTGCGCGACCACCTCGACGTCCCGTTCACCGATCTCGTGCCCGAAGGAGTCCCCTCATGACCGACCAGACGCTGGCCGACCTGCTCCGCCACGCCCCCGACGACCTCGACCCGACCACGGCAGACCGGATCCTCGGTGCTGCCATGACCAGCGGCACCCGGCGCCGCCGCGGGCGGCACCTGGCCATCGCCGGTGCCGCCCTCTCGAGCGCCGCCGTGCTGGCGCTCGCCGTCTCGGCGTCCGGGGTGGTGGGCGGCTCGGACCCGAGGAGCCCCGCCGTGGCCGGCGCGCCCGATCCGTCCCCGGCGGTCACGAGCGAGCCCGCCGCCACTCCCGACCCCGGGGACGCCGACACCCGGGGCCCGGTGATCGCGACCGACCGGGCGATCGCCGACGACGCCGCGCTCCGCGCCGGCCTCACCGACCTGCTGGCCGGCGCCGGGGAGCTGAGCGGCCTCTCGGTCGCCGCCCACGAGACCTCGGACCCCTCGACCATCGGCGCGCCGCTGGAGGGTCGCCGCGTGGGCTTCCTGCTCGACGGCGGCGCGGCCTCCGTGGTGGTGCAGCGCTGGGACGGGATCGCCGCCGTCGGCAGCACCCTCGCGCTCGGCGACCCCAAGGGCCCCGCGGGCGAGAAGGTCGCCACCACCGCGGCCGAGGCGTGCGCCGGCGCCTACCAGACCTACCCGGCCATCGAGTGCCGCGAGGCGCCCGCGGGCTGGTACTCCGTGGCCCGCCCCAGCCAGGGCGACGCCATGCCGGACAGCTTCCAGGAGCTCACGGTCGCCCTCTACACCCCGGACGGGTACGTCGTGCGGGTCGACTCCTTCAACACCCCGGGCGAGAAGGTCGGCCCGGTGGTCGCCGAGCAGCCGGTGCTCACCGAGGCGGAGTCCCTGGCGCTCGCCTCCTCGCAGCGCTGGTTCGTCGCCCGCTGAGCGCGGCCCCGACCGGGCTCAGGCGTGGGCGACCAGCCCGAGCTCGGTCGGTGCCACCAGCAGCGGGTGCCGCGGCAGCACCCGCACGGTGTAGCCGACCGCGCCGGCGCGGTCGAGCACGACCTCGCCGTCGTAGCGGTGCCGCCCGCCCTCGAAGTCTCCTGCCGGGACCAACACCGTGGTCGCCGGGTCGAGCAGGTCACCGGTCTGCGAGAGGGCGCCGTGCACCAGCTGCACCTCGACGTCGTCGGGGGCGAGCCGGCCGAGCGCGACGTAGGCGCTGACCCGCACCACGTCACCGACCCGGGGCTCCTCGCCGAGGCCGTCGGCCTCGACGTGCTCGACGCGGACCTCGCGCCAGCCCTCGCGCACCCGCCGCTTCCAGTCCGCCAGCCCGCGCGCGGCGTCCGCGTCGAGGCGCCCGGCCGAGGCGGCGGCGGGTGCGTAGAGGGCGCGCACGTAGTCGCGCACCATCCGGGTGGCCAGCACCTTCGGGCCCAGCGAGTGCCAGGTATGGCGCAGCATCTCCACCCAGCGCTGCGGGACGCCGTCGGCGTCGACGTCGTAGAAGCGCGGCGCGACCTCGCCCTCCAGCAGGTCGTAGAGCGCCTCGGCCTCCAGGTCGTCGCGCCGCTCGGTGTCCTCGATGCCGTCGGCCGACGGGATCGCCCAGCCGTTCTCGCCGTCGTACCACTCGTCCCACCAGCCGTCGAGGATCGACAGGTTCAGCCCGCCGTTGAGCGCCGCCTTCATGCCGGAGGTGCCGCACGCCTCGTAGGGACGCAGCGGGTTGTTGAGCCACACGTCGCAGCCGGGGTAGAGCGGCTGCGCCATCGCGATGTCGTAGTCGGGCAGGAACACGATGCGCCGGCGCACCTGCGGGTCGTCGGCGAAGCGGACCAGCTCCTGCACCAGCCGCTTGCCGCCGTCGTCGGCGGGGTGCGCCTTGCCGGCGACCACCAGCTGCACCGGGTGCTCGGGGTGCAGCAGCAGGCGCCGCAGCCGCTCGGGGTCGCGCAGCATCAGCGTCAGGCGCTTGTACGACGGCACGCGGCGCGCGAACCCGATGGTCAGCACGTCGGGGTCGAGCACCCCGTCGGTCCAGGCCAGCTCGGCCGGGGCCGCACCGCGCTCCTCCCACGAGGCGCGCAGCCGGCGCCGGGCCTCGGCCACCAGGCGCTCGCGCAGCCGGCGCTTGAGCGACCACAGCTCCGGGGCCGGGACCTCGTCGACGAGCGCGTCGAAGCTCTCCGGGTCGGCGCCCTCCCCCTCGACGTCGACGCCGTAGCGAGCCGCCAGCTCGAGCAGCTCGCGGGCGACCCAGGTCGGTGCGTGCACGCCGTTGGTGATCGAGCCGATCGGCACCTCGGCCTCCTCGAAGGCCGGCCACAGCCCGCGGAACATGTCGCGGGAGACCTCGCCGTGCAGCGTGGAGACGCCGTTGGCGCGCTGGGCGAGCCGGAAGCCCATCACCGCCATGTTGAACACCGCCGGGTCGCCACCGGCGTAGTCCTCGACGCCGAGGGCCAGCACCTGCTCCCCTGGGACGCCGGGGGTGACCCCGCCGGTGCTGAAGTACTGCTCGACCAGGGAGCGCGGGAACCGGTCGATCCCGGCCGGCACCGGGGTGTGGGTCGTGAAGACGGTGGAGGCGCGGCTCACCTCGAGCGCGGCGGCCAGGTCGAGACCCGGGCCGTCGGCGTCGGCGCTCAGCTCGCGCAGCCGCTCGACGCCGAGGAAGCCCGCGTGCCCCTCGTTGGTGTGGAACACCTCGGGGGCGGGGTGCCCGGTGATCCGGGAGAAGGCGCGCAGCGCCCGGACCCCGCCGACGCCGAGCAGGATCTCCTGGCGCAGCCGGTGCTCGGAGCCGCCGCCGTAGAGGCGGTCCGTGACCTCGACGTACTGCTCGGGGTTGCCCGCGACGTCGGTGTCGAGCATCAGCAGCGGCACCCGCCCGACCTGGGCC includes the following:
- the glgP gene encoding alpha-glucan family phosphorylase; protein product: MRAIRRLTVRPVLPAELATLGELALNLRWVWHPPTQDLFAEVDPDLWHARGHDPVALLSAVGPDRLAQLAGDAGFLERLAAARAALTAYLTGERWYQRRLAAGDRLPAAIGYFSPEFGITAVLPQYSGGLGILAGDHLKAASDLGVPIVGVGLLYRHGYFRQALARDGWQLESYPTLDAASAPITVLREDDGTEAVVRLAMPAGPDLLARIWVAQVGRVPLLMLDTDVAGNPEQYVEVTDRLYGGGSEHRLRQEILLGVGGVRALRAFSRITGHPAPEVFHTNEGHAGFLGVERLRELSADADGPGLDLAAALEVSRASTVFTTHTPVPAGIDRFPRSLVEQYFSTGGVTPGVPGEQVLALGVEDYAGGDPAVFNMAVMGFRLAQRANGVSTLHGEVSRDMFRGLWPAFEEAEVPIGSITNGVHAPTWVARELLELAARYGVDVEGEGADPESFDALVDEVPAPELWSLKRRLRERLVAEARRRLRASWEERGAAPAELAWTDGVLDPDVLTIGFARRVPSYKRLTLMLRDPERLRRLLLHPEHPVQLVVAGKAHPADDGGKRLVQELVRFADDPQVRRRIVFLPDYDIAMAQPLYPGCDVWLNNPLRPYEACGTSGMKAALNGGLNLSILDGWWDEWYDGENGWAIPSADGIEDTERRDDLEAEALYDLLEGEVAPRFYDVDADGVPQRWVEMLRHTWHSLGPKVLATRMVRDYVRALYAPAAASAGRLDADAARGLADWKRRVREGWREVRVEHVEADGLGEEPRVGDVVRVSAYVALGRLAPDDVEVQLVHGALSQTGDLLDPATTVLVPAGDFEGGRHRYDGEVVLDRAGAVGYTVRVLPRHPLLVAPTELGLVAHA
- a CDS encoding SigE family RNA polymerase sigma factor — its product is MSTQARAAQEAAFTEFAQARMPHLYRSAWLLCGDRHRAEDLVQETLARVYSRWGPAIANPAAYAQTTLTRTWISQQRRRSTHERPVERFPDAPAPSAPDELRLTLLTALAGLEPLDRAVVVLRHLDDLSTEEVAHLLGLSNGAVRKRLMRALQRLRDHLDVPFTDLVPEGVPS
- the glgX gene encoding glycogen debranching protein GlgX, which produces MSPRPWKHLGERAAVWPGRNFPLGATWSPEATNFAVHAPQATAAWVCVFDDEGGEQRHELSEQQLGIWHGALPGLAPGTRYGYRVDGPWDPDRGARFNVDKLLLDPYARAVSGDLRVDPAIFGYVPGSPGTRSTSDSAPYVPRSVVHHDDFDWGGEVPLRRRWRDTVIYELHVKGMTQLHDRVPEHLRGTYAGLASPAVIDYLHDLGVTAVELLPVHQFVSEPGVVARGLSNYWGYNSIGFFAPHHAYSSSGDRGQQVTEFKAMVKAFHDAGLEVLLDVVYNHTAEGGPLGPTLSFRGLDDHLYQRVGPGAAAGTSPDDYWDVTGCGNTVDASQPFALRLILDSLRYWVTEMHVDGFRFDLMSALTRTEHRVDMRSHLLTSIGQDPLLRHVKLVAEPWDASMDGYRVGGFPPPWVEWNDQYRDEIRDFWRNHSPGIRTVATRLAGSSDLYADDGRSPYNSINFVTAHDGFTVRDLVTYEHKHNEANGEDNRDGTDNNRSWNHGVEGESDDPALCAVRRRQAANLMATLCLSTGVPMITAGDERGRTQRGNNNAYCQDNAISWIDWSPDDAWLDVYEITKTALRLRREHPVLRQRHWFAGRPTMVGGPKDLAWLHPSGREMSGADWHDPELRTVGMFLNGHPLGAPGPHGEQQHDSSFMLWFNAGWLPQVVDLPENDWVQAGHVVLSTDETIPVGTEVHAGEQLAIGRRAVVVLQEAPGS